Proteins co-encoded in one Haloarcula sp. DT43 genomic window:
- a CDS encoding DUF2150 family protein codes for MSTPPGEYYTEERWQNWLDRIEEEDVDPEDEDSARLLLNLQDDAAIAVAKILTDYEDGPLDKEATLDELTGVREIVLDDIDIDDEETVMLIDGVQTSLLCVFYAAEEFVAEGAADDAAIADYIEAAADAEAQEDLDAALGYCVQAGTQIIGGSELPMEVAEDLEYGLVSEWVNGLDSLQTAMSDPEVVEEDES; via the coding sequence ATGAGCACTCCGCCGGGGGAGTATTACACCGAAGAACGCTGGCAGAACTGGCTAGACCGTATCGAGGAAGAGGACGTCGACCCCGAAGACGAGGATTCGGCGCGGCTCCTGTTGAACCTGCAGGACGACGCCGCAATCGCGGTCGCGAAGATTCTCACGGACTACGAGGACGGGCCGCTCGACAAGGAGGCGACCCTCGACGAGCTTACCGGCGTCCGCGAGATAGTTCTCGACGACATCGACATCGACGACGAGGAGACCGTGATGCTGATAGACGGCGTCCAGACCTCGCTACTGTGCGTGTTCTACGCGGCAGAGGAGTTCGTCGCCGAAGGGGCCGCCGACGACGCGGCCATCGCCGACTACATCGAGGCCGCCGCCGACGCCGAAGCCCAAGAGGACCTCGACGCGGCGCTTGGCTACTGCGTCCAGGCCGGGACGCAGATAATCGGCGGCTCGGAGCTCCCGATGGAGGTCGCCGAAGACCTCGAATACGGGCTCGTCTCCGAGTGGGTCAACGGACTCGACAGCCTCCAGACCGCGATGAGCGACCCGGAAGTCGTCGAAGAAGACGAGAGTTGA
- the hmgB gene encoding hydroxymethylglutaryl-CoA synthase gives MTAVGIDAMEIWTGKLKLDLAETFAPAQGDDPGKYTKGLGLRASSFPDVYEDIVTMGANAAYRLMDRKGLTPDDIGRIDVATESAFDNSKPVSTYIAGCLEQVYDENFHHANKGERKFACISGTQSLDDAYNWIRAGRNRGRAALVIATDTALYARDDPGEATQGAGAVAMLVDEDPNLVELSTEQGYGSADETDFLKPNQQFPSVDGKRSVNVYLARMREALEDFAAVAGDIHPGDYEMIPFHTPFPGMVRKAAALGYRHIVRGTDVGDLLAEEIGHQPTRSEFETDDEFHAAIKEYTDALTETERYRDWYASAIEPTLEISREVGNWYTGSVHIARASGLKHARENGLDLDDARLLVASYGSGAQAEVHAETVVPGWEDEIAALDVDEQIRNRYELSFAEYEQVHDVHNHETETDVEEFTAPEGEFAFDGWGRMGERKYQYVE, from the coding sequence ATGACTGCAGTCGGTATCGACGCCATGGAGATATGGACCGGGAAGCTCAAACTCGACCTCGCGGAGACGTTCGCGCCGGCGCAGGGAGACGACCCGGGGAAGTACACGAAGGGGCTGGGACTGCGCGCCTCGTCGTTCCCGGACGTGTACGAGGACATCGTCACGATGGGGGCGAACGCGGCCTACCGACTGATGGACCGGAAGGGGCTGACACCCGACGATATCGGCCGTATCGACGTGGCGACCGAGAGCGCCTTCGACAACTCGAAGCCGGTCTCGACGTACATCGCGGGCTGTCTCGAACAGGTGTACGACGAGAACTTCCACCACGCCAACAAGGGCGAGCGGAAGTTCGCCTGTATCTCCGGCACACAGAGCCTCGACGACGCCTACAACTGGATTCGCGCCGGGCGGAACCGCGGCCGGGCCGCGCTCGTCATCGCGACCGACACCGCGCTGTACGCCCGCGACGACCCCGGCGAGGCCACGCAGGGGGCCGGCGCGGTGGCGATGCTCGTCGACGAGGACCCCAACCTGGTGGAACTCTCGACCGAACAGGGGTACGGCAGCGCCGACGAGACTGACTTCCTGAAGCCGAACCAGCAGTTCCCGTCGGTCGACGGGAAACGCTCGGTGAACGTCTACCTCGCCCGCATGCGCGAGGCGCTGGAGGACTTCGCCGCGGTGGCCGGCGACATCCACCCGGGCGACTACGAGATGATTCCGTTCCACACGCCGTTCCCGGGGATGGTCCGAAAGGCCGCGGCGCTCGGCTACCGACACATCGTCCGCGGGACCGACGTGGGCGACCTCCTCGCCGAGGAAATCGGGCACCAGCCGACCCGCTCGGAGTTCGAGACCGACGACGAGTTCCACGCGGCCATCAAGGAGTACACGGACGCGCTCACCGAGACCGAACGCTACCGGGACTGGTACGCGAGCGCCATCGAGCCGACGCTGGAAATCTCCCGCGAGGTCGGCAACTGGTACACCGGCTCCGTCCACATCGCCCGCGCGTCGGGTCTGAAACACGCCCGCGAGAACGGCCTGGACCTGGACGACGCCCGACTGCTGGTCGCCTCCTACGGCTCCGGCGCGCAGGCGGAGGTCCACGCCGAGACTGTCGTCCCCGGCTGGGAGGACGAAATCGCCGCACTCGACGTCGACGAGCAGATTCGAAACCGCTACGAACTCTCCTTCGCGGAGTACGAACAGGTCCACGACGTACACAACCACGAGACGGAGACGGACGTCGAGGAGTTCACCGCACCGGAAGGCGAGTTCGCCTTCGACGGCTGGGGCCGGATGGGCGAGCGGAAGTACCAGTACGTGGAGTAG
- a CDS encoding mechanosensitive ion channel family protein, translating into MQGTATPTPAANETGEGLLELFTVLQRSLEQLVATQGRLVATVILLVVLLFSVVAVPAALSRLRAVAADRTGDWVQVMADYTPTTIRGVFLRIAQFSMVVLVVLSFLVVWGVLDIVQTVGPYLNGSNRSVLATIQTVVLVMLAFVLSDQMQRWIGRFSQAVTGFTEHQEEILLRLGQVTVFVTIGATVFAVWGIDLSGLLVGAGFLGIVVGLAARQTLGSLIAGFVLMFSRPFTIGDWVLIGEEEGIVTDITIFNTRLENFDGEFVIIPNDRVSDRAVTNRSRKGLLRLTVDVGVDYDTDVDRAMELAREAMTDIEHVVDSPTPDVVPKDFGDSAVVMELRFWIDHPTPPRKWRAISAVVRGVKAAFDEEEVSIPFPQRTLSERADAAEEVSPERGVEMRPDGDG; encoded by the coding sequence GTGCAGGGGACGGCTACGCCGACGCCGGCCGCCAACGAGACCGGTGAGGGACTGCTGGAACTCTTTACCGTGTTACAGCGGTCGCTGGAACAGCTCGTCGCGACGCAGGGGCGACTCGTCGCGACGGTCATCCTCCTGGTCGTCCTGCTTTTCAGCGTCGTCGCCGTGCCCGCGGCCCTCTCGCGGCTGCGGGCCGTCGCCGCGGACCGGACCGGCGACTGGGTGCAGGTCATGGCCGACTACACGCCGACGACCATCCGGGGCGTGTTCCTCCGCATCGCCCAGTTCTCGATGGTCGTCCTCGTCGTCCTCTCGTTTCTCGTCGTCTGGGGGGTCCTCGACATCGTCCAGACCGTGGGACCGTACCTCAACGGCAGCAACCGGTCGGTCCTGGCGACGATACAGACGGTCGTCCTCGTCATGCTGGCGTTCGTCCTGTCCGACCAGATGCAGCGGTGGATAGGCCGGTTCAGCCAGGCGGTCACCGGGTTCACCGAACACCAGGAGGAAATCCTCCTCCGACTGGGGCAGGTCACCGTGTTCGTCACCATCGGTGCGACGGTCTTCGCCGTCTGGGGCATCGACCTCAGCGGCCTGCTCGTCGGGGCGGGGTTCCTCGGTATCGTCGTCGGCCTGGCCGCGAGACAGACGCTCGGGTCGCTCATCGCCGGCTTCGTGCTGATGTTCTCCCGGCCGTTCACCATCGGCGACTGGGTGCTCATCGGCGAGGAGGAGGGCATCGTGACGGACATCACCATCTTCAACACGCGCCTGGAGAACTTCGACGGCGAGTTCGTCATCATCCCGAACGACCGCGTGAGCGACCGCGCGGTGACGAACCGCAGCCGGAAGGGGCTCCTGCGGCTCACGGTCGACGTCGGCGTGGATTACGACACCGACGTGGACCGGGCGATGGAGCTCGCCCGCGAGGCGATGACCGACATCGAGCACGTCGTCGACTCGCCGACGCCGGACGTGGTCCCGAAGGACTTCGGGGACTCCGCCGTGGTGATGGAGCTCCGGTTCTGGATAGACCACCCGACGCCGCCGCGGAAGTGGCGCGCCATCTCGGCGGTCGTCCGCGGCGTGAAAGCCGCCTTCGACGAGGAGGAGGTCTCGATTCCGTTTCCCCAGCGGACCCTCTCGGAGCGCGCGGACGCGGCCGAGGAGGTGTCGCCGGAGCGCGGCGTGGAGATGCGGCCGGACGGCGACGGCTGA
- a CDS encoding type IV pilin, with product MSRSSYNRARRGVSPVVGVVLVLSITVLLAATVGGVALHAVGESDRRTPVVARSTGQFVTGPSSGCGANTVTVRHAGGDSVPADELEVAVALPDAAARLVDLPVPGTALAANNTDDPDNVVYDYCVGGVIADGGQPWTAGRAISFQLNAGGGTVEPGDTIDVRVVHAPSNGVLAAVELTARR from the coding sequence GTGAGCCGCTCCAGCTACAACCGGGCCCGCCGCGGCGTCTCCCCAGTGGTCGGCGTGGTCCTCGTGCTCTCGATTACCGTCCTTCTGGCGGCGACAGTCGGCGGGGTCGCGCTGCACGCGGTCGGCGAGTCGGACCGCCGGACGCCGGTCGTCGCCAGGTCGACGGGGCAGTTCGTGACCGGCCCGTCGTCCGGGTGCGGCGCGAACACGGTGACGGTTCGACACGCCGGCGGCGACTCGGTCCCGGCCGACGAACTGGAAGTCGCCGTCGCGCTTCCCGACGCGGCGGCCCGCCTCGTCGATCTGCCGGTCCCCGGGACGGCACTCGCGGCGAACAACACCGACGACCCGGACAACGTCGTCTACGACTACTGCGTCGGCGGCGTCATCGCCGACGGGGGCCAGCCCTGGACCGCGGGACGAGCCATCTCCTTCCAGTTGAACGCCGGCGGCGGCACCGTCGAACCGGGCGACACCATCGACGTGCGCGTCGTCCACGCCCCCTCGAACGGGGTTCTGGCCGCGGTCGAACTGACCGCTCGCCGGTAA
- a CDS encoding helix-turn-helix domain-containing protein — translation MAGGARDDLAEKMAGEVALSDEPGATLRKWRTDFDVAQTELADELDVSPSVVSDYESGRRDNPGIGVVRRLVVALLDIDEERGGDHIRQHARVLSAGFDSDVVHDLREYSANVGVERVYDAIDAEELYRGSTDTVAGHTVINSIAAITRLSSDEFYQLYGQSTNRALVFTNVTRGESPLVALRVVSPTPNAVILHGLEDEAVWEHAQDLARIDDFSLAITDIDLEDLLGGLRDLP, via the coding sequence ATGGCAGGGGGTGCACGCGACGATCTCGCGGAGAAGATGGCGGGCGAGGTGGCACTGAGCGACGAGCCAGGGGCGACGCTCCGGAAGTGGCGCACCGACTTCGACGTCGCACAGACCGAACTCGCGGACGAACTCGACGTGTCACCGTCCGTGGTCTCGGACTACGAGAGCGGCCGGCGGGACAACCCCGGTATCGGCGTCGTCCGGCGGCTCGTCGTCGCGCTGCTCGACATCGACGAGGAGCGGGGCGGCGACCACATCCGGCAGCACGCTCGCGTCCTCTCGGCCGGGTTCGACAGCGACGTGGTCCACGACCTCCGGGAGTACTCCGCGAACGTCGGCGTCGAGCGCGTCTACGACGCCATCGACGCCGAGGAGCTGTACCGCGGCAGCACGGACACCGTGGCGGGCCACACTGTCATCAACTCAATCGCCGCCATCACGCGGCTCTCCTCCGACGAGTTCTACCAACTGTACGGCCAGTCGACCAACCGCGCGCTCGTGTTCACGAACGTGACCCGCGGCGAGTCCCCGCTGGTCGCGCTCCGGGTCGTCTCGCCGACCCCCAACGCGGTCATCCTTCACGGGCTCGAGGACGAGGCCGTCTGGGAGCACGCGCAGGACCTCGCCCGTATCGACGACTTCTCGCTGGCGATTACCGATATCGACCTGGAGGACCTGCTCGGCGGCCTGCGAGACCTTCCCTGA
- a CDS encoding DUF1405 domain-containing protein produces the protein MAPDEGVGGRIDAAVARVFGRRLPAAEGLPRYVAPLPPWLENVGLRLAWPIALVNLVGTLFGFWYYAGRPLNTAPPLVEGQLGAAPLAAYPLIPDSPVATMFIGLSLAAWRLDWDSQWLHMLGFFGCIKLGLWTPYVQLVLNGPGGIPLWLYWFLILSHLAMALEAFLIHRYASFSVPAVAVAVAWYGFNDVVDYFVPVLDGPHHTWLRAEPLVTGGFDHTVLAHDLAASWAVVLTLAATFLALATRVEKVKRQA, from the coding sequence ATGGCTCCGGACGAGGGTGTCGGCGGGCGCATCGACGCGGCTGTCGCGCGGGTGTTCGGCCGGCGGCTCCCCGCCGCCGAGGGACTCCCGCGGTACGTCGCGCCACTGCCGCCGTGGCTGGAGAACGTCGGGCTCCGGCTCGCCTGGCCAATCGCGCTCGTCAATCTGGTCGGGACGCTGTTCGGGTTCTGGTACTACGCCGGCCGGCCGCTGAACACAGCGCCACCGCTCGTGGAGGGGCAGCTCGGCGCGGCTCCGCTGGCTGCCTACCCCCTGATTCCGGACTCGCCCGTGGCGACGATGTTCATCGGGCTCTCGCTGGCCGCCTGGCGGCTCGACTGGGATAGCCAGTGGCTCCACATGCTCGGCTTCTTCGGCTGTATCAAGCTCGGCCTGTGGACGCCGTACGTCCAGCTGGTCCTCAACGGGCCGGGCGGGATTCCGCTGTGGCTCTACTGGTTCCTGATTCTGAGCCACCTGGCGATGGCCCTGGAGGCGTTTCTCATCCACCGCTACGCGAGCTTCTCCGTGCCGGCCGTCGCGGTCGCTGTCGCCTGGTACGGGTTCAACGACGTGGTCGACTACTTCGTCCCGGTGCTGGACGGCCCCCACCACACCTGGCTCCGGGCCGAGCCGCTGGTCACCGGCGGGTTCGACCACACGGTGCTGGCCCACGACCTCGCGGCGAGCTGGGCAGTCGTGCTAACGCTCGCGGCGACGTTTCTCGCGCTGGCGACGCGCGTAGAGAAAGTGAAACGGCAGGCGTGA
- the pdxS gene encoding pyridoxal 5'-phosphate synthase lyase subunit PdxS: MTEETDLEDLRRGTDLVKRGFAKMQKGGVIMDVVDREQARIAEDAGAVAVMHLESVPADIRKRGGVARMADPGKLEEITEEVSIPVMGKARIGHTAEAQILEAAGADMVDESEVLTQADDRYHIDKREFTAPFVCGARNLAEALRRIDEGAAMIRTKGEAGTGDVNQAVTHQRNIQRSIRMLEGMAYEERDEWAREHGAPRRLVHETADRGRLPVVNFAAGGIATPADAALMMQHGCDGIFVGSGIFGAENPQAMGESIVAAVNNYDDPDQLKEIAKNPGKGMRGQANADLDEEEQLQGRGV; this comes from the coding sequence ATGACTGAAGAGACCGACCTCGAGGACCTTCGCCGCGGGACCGACCTGGTCAAGCGCGGCTTCGCGAAGATGCAGAAGGGCGGCGTCATCATGGACGTCGTCGACCGCGAGCAGGCCCGAATCGCCGAAGACGCCGGCGCGGTCGCCGTGATGCACCTGGAGTCGGTGCCGGCCGACATCCGCAAGCGCGGCGGCGTCGCCCGGATGGCCGACCCCGGCAAGCTCGAAGAGATAACCGAGGAAGTGTCGATTCCGGTGATGGGCAAGGCCCGCATCGGCCACACCGCCGAGGCCCAGATTCTGGAGGCCGCGGGCGCGGACATGGTCGACGAGTCGGAAGTGCTGACACAGGCCGACGACCGCTACCACATCGACAAGCGCGAGTTCACCGCGCCGTTCGTCTGCGGGGCGCGGAACCTCGCCGAGGCGCTGCGCCGTATCGACGAGGGCGCGGCGATGATTCGCACGAAGGGCGAGGCGGGCACCGGCGACGTGAACCAGGCCGTTACCCACCAGCGCAACATCCAGCGCTCCATCCGCATGCTCGAAGGGATGGCCTACGAGGAGCGCGACGAGTGGGCCCGCGAGCACGGCGCGCCCCGGCGGCTCGTCCACGAGACGGCGGACCGCGGCCGGCTCCCGGTCGTCAACTTCGCGGCCGGCGGCATCGCGACGCCCGCCGACGCCGCGCTCATGATGCAACACGGCTGTGACGGCATCTTCGTCGGCTCCGGCATCTTCGGCGCGGAGAACCCGCAGGCGATGGGCGAGTCCATCGTCGCGGCGGTCAACAACTACGACGACCCCGACCAGCTCAAGGAAATCGCGAAGAACCCCGGCAAGGGGATGAGAGGCCAGGCGAACGCGGACCTCGACGAGGAAGAGCAGCTGCAGGGCCGCGGCGTCTGA
- a CDS encoding PKD domain-containing protein — protein MSFTGDERAQSVQVGAVLLFGVLIIAFSSYQAFAVPEQNREVEFNHNQQVQTQLQDLRNAIVSVPGQPSQQAVSVHLGTRYPSRLVATNPGPPSGLLYTDGTANESRNLTVRNAEAVNPETADYWNGTASRHYNTGAIAYKPEYNVYDGAPETVYEHSVVYNQFRRANLTLSEQAMVDGRDVTLVALNGSLSRSASDSVTVDVQPKSQSSRTVRVRNATGSNVSVSFLSRLPASQWNETLGEEVDPNPGNMSNDRYVANVIGSEGPGSLYNITLVFERGATYRLQMAKAGVGTGTTDESEAYLTTVDSDSISVARGDSEEIVLEVRDAYNNPVSGATVNGSVEGENTGALTTDSESADNDGRVEFVYETTQSTETGNHTVEFSIDELHGSFDSETPEDVAVPVTVTEASQGPGDGDGSGNNGLIYNEDAVARDSNDGIDGGVEFSVTNELGEEITITTVAVDPVDDDIDYLSDTYANDRDPAPQENELYIEADTDGYTDFGGGTDVPRVIDVDDDSRSLSGPNPVMSDGSIATFHLFEFQDGGWGPDEVDMDGESVTITVTYELSSGGTDSKMFTVTPGGPNANEQPNADFTIDSSGNSNNRDFDASPSSDPQGDIAAYEWDLDGDGIFDDATGQTVRERVPSDTTVALRVVDSEGNADTVRKVVP, from the coding sequence ATGAGTTTCACGGGCGATGAGCGCGCGCAGTCGGTGCAGGTCGGGGCTGTGCTGTTGTTCGGCGTGCTTATCATCGCCTTCTCGTCGTACCAGGCGTTCGCCGTGCCCGAGCAAAACCGGGAGGTGGAGTTCAACCACAACCAGCAGGTCCAGACGCAGCTGCAGGACCTGCGAAACGCCATCGTCTCCGTCCCGGGACAACCGAGCCAACAGGCCGTCTCGGTCCATCTGGGGACGCGGTACCCGAGCCGGCTGGTGGCGACCAACCCCGGGCCGCCGTCGGGCCTGCTGTACACGGACGGGACGGCCAACGAATCGCGGAACCTCACGGTCCGCAACGCCGAGGCGGTCAACCCAGAGACGGCGGACTACTGGAACGGAACGGCGTCGAGACACTACAACACGGGGGCCATCGCCTACAAGCCGGAGTACAACGTCTACGACGGTGCCCCGGAGACGGTCTACGAGCACTCCGTCGTCTACAACCAGTTCCGGAGGGCGAACCTCACGCTCTCGGAGCAGGCGATGGTCGACGGCCGCGACGTCACGCTGGTCGCGCTCAACGGGTCGCTGAGCCGTTCAGCGAGCGATTCGGTCACGGTCGACGTGCAACCCAAATCCCAGTCGTCCCGGACGGTCCGCGTCCGGAACGCGACAGGGTCGAACGTCTCGGTCTCGTTTCTCTCCCGGCTCCCGGCCTCGCAGTGGAACGAGACGCTCGGCGAGGAAGTCGACCCGAATCCGGGCAACATGAGCAACGACCGGTACGTGGCAAACGTCATCGGGTCCGAGGGACCGGGCTCGCTCTACAACATCACTCTCGTCTTCGAGCGCGGGGCGACCTACCGCCTGCAGATGGCGAAGGCGGGCGTCGGCACGGGCACAACCGATGAGAGCGAAGCGTACCTCACGACGGTCGACAGTGACAGCATCAGCGTTGCAAGAGGTGACAGCGAAGAGATAGTTCTGGAGGTCCGAGACGCGTACAACAACCCCGTGAGCGGTGCGACGGTCAACGGGTCGGTGGAAGGGGAGAACACAGGGGCGCTTACGACGGATTCGGAATCCGCCGACAACGACGGTCGGGTCGAGTTCGTCTACGAAACGACCCAGTCGACGGAGACCGGGAACCACACCGTCGAGTTCAGCATCGACGAACTCCACGGTTCGTTCGACAGCGAAACACCCGAAGATGTCGCGGTGCCGGTGACGGTCACCGAGGCGAGTCAAGGACCGGGTGACGGTGACGGGTCCGGCAACAACGGACTCATCTACAACGAGGACGCCGTTGCCCGCGACAGTAACGACGGCATCGACGGCGGCGTCGAGTTCAGTGTCACCAACGAATTAGGCGAGGAAATCACGATAACGACAGTGGCGGTCGACCCCGTCGACGACGATATAGACTACCTTAGCGACACGTATGCCAATGACCGCGACCCGGCACCACAGGAAAACGAACTGTACATCGAGGCCGATACTGACGGCTACACTGATTTCGGTGGCGGGACAGACGTTCCACGGGTCATCGACGTCGACGACGACAGCCGCTCCCTGTCCGGACCAAATCCGGTCATGTCCGATGGCTCTATCGCCACGTTCCACCTGTTCGAATTCCAGGACGGCGGCTGGGGTCCCGACGAGGTGGACATGGATGGTGAGAGCGTCACCATAACGGTCACCTACGAGCTATCGAGCGGCGGTACCGATTCGAAGATGTTCACGGTCACTCCCGGCGGCCCGAACGCGAACGAGCAGCCGAACGCCGACTTCACGATAGACAGTTCAGGAAACAGTAACAATCGAGACTTCGACGCCAGCCCGTCCAGCGACCCACAGGGAGACATCGCCGCCTACGAGTGGGACCTCGACGGCGACGGCATCTTCGACGATGCGACCGGCCAGACGGTGAGAGAGAGGGTCCCGTCTGATACGACGGTAGCGCTCCGGGTCGTCGACTCGGAAGGGAACGCGGACACTGTCCGTAAAGTGGTTCCATAA
- a CDS encoding CAP domain-containing protein has translation MNRSVITFGLVVVAAVSVSLLAGVAVEGSAGASATESAPAPATNASPAATPTADRTSPAAPSRAGTPAAAMQSADPTPTAAQPTPVDAGPETAVDTARVEAHLIAAINDRRGNPVVNDAFDGSLSNETRTGQKLSAMAATHSERMAAQGLASPIANGTDTRDRYAAAGLADQCRLRHEGNAYFRPVTDLELVTSVDPNGANATRVANAVADHWFDLSGPRDTLYIAQANHIGVGAATADGVVYITVNLC, from the coding sequence ATGAACAGGTCGGTCATCACGTTCGGACTGGTGGTTGTCGCGGCGGTCAGTGTCTCGCTCCTCGCGGGAGTGGCGGTCGAAGGGTCGGCCGGAGCGTCCGCGACCGAGTCAGCGCCGGCTCCGGCGACGAATGCGTCACCGGCGGCGACCCCCACCGCCGACAGGACGTCGCCGGCGGCGCCGAGTCGTGCGGGGACTCCGGCCGCCGCGATGCAGTCCGCGGACCCTACCCCGACGGCGGCACAGCCCACACCGGTGGACGCGGGGCCGGAGACGGCTGTCGATACGGCCCGCGTAGAAGCACACCTCATCGCGGCTATCAACGACCGACGCGGCAATCCGGTCGTCAACGACGCCTTCGACGGGAGCCTCTCGAACGAGACACGGACCGGACAGAAACTGTCGGCCATGGCCGCCACCCACAGCGAGCGCATGGCCGCCCAGGGGCTCGCCTCCCCCATTGCGAACGGGACTGACACGCGGGACCGCTACGCGGCCGCCGGGCTCGCAGACCAGTGTCGCCTCCGCCACGAGGGCAACGCGTACTTCCGCCCGGTGACTGACCTCGAACTCGTCACGAGCGTCGACCCCAACGGCGCGAACGCGACCCGGGTGGCAAACGCCGTCGCCGACCACTGGTTCGACCTCTCCGGGCCCCGTGATACGCTGTACATAGCACAGGCGAACCACATCGGCGTCGGCGCCGCGACCGCCGACGGCGTCGTCTACATCACCGTGAACCTTTGCTGA